From a single Phragmites australis chromosome 7, lpPhrAust1.1, whole genome shotgun sequence genomic region:
- the LOC133923885 gene encoding coleoptile phototropism protein 1-like isoform X2, which translates to MQGSDCSAVHHRHISIHISSIDRIKEIAESRKMMWEPTERENHVAERGLVPVNGGDEVQVQHEHGEAKMDGFVRRDQSWYASSDIPSDLLVKVGGVNFHLHKHPMVSRSARLARLVDEASALLSPDAVFVTVVDLPDLPGGHGAFELVAKFCYGIMVDIMATNVAVLRCAAEYLEMTEDLEEGNLAFRAEAFLGYVVASSWLDSVVVLRCCEGLSPWAEDLQLVRRCSESVAAKACTNTRAVRWAYAGRMSPKTPRAGTSSDSRQQLLPPADWWVDDICVLRIDHFVRVVTAIQAKGMRCDLIGAAITRYSSKWLSAGINKESSTSHDSAPWTQAGVLQMVIAGEGDLQMEMANEQRMVVESLISIIPPQKDCVSCGFLLRLLRLAVMLKAAPALVTEVEKHVGMQLEQAALPDLLVPSYPYGRADAAYDVDLVQRLVEQFVVQEQSPTAALCSEGRGKEKQEQQQNAKALRVARLLDSYLSEVSRDRNLALSKFQALAESLPESARVCHDGLYRAIDSYLKAHPAATEHERKRLCRALDCGKLSREVRMHAAQNERLPLRVVVHVLLSEQAKMTSALAKVGKKEEDVNALRQQVDSVNAKYNELQREVELLQKQVERMPPPSAAGKQQSVSGWTSGWKKLGRLGRIPGASGNEGQSVVTAAPDKEVSQGPRRRRNSAS; encoded by the exons atgcaaggaagtgactgcAGCGCAGTCCATCACAGACATATCTCCATACATATATCATCGATCGATCGGATAAAAGAAATCGCCGAGAGCAGAAAGATGATGTGGGAACCTACAGAGAGGGAGAACCATGTCGCAGAGCGCGGGCTCGTCCCCGTCAACGGCGGTGACGAGGTGCAGGTGCAGCACGAGCACGGCGAGGCTAAGATGGACGGCTTCGTGCGCAGAGACCAGTCATG GTACGCTAGCAGTGATATCCCCAGTGATCTACTCGTCAAGGTAGGAGGCGTCAATTtccacctccacaagcacccCATGGTCTCCCGGAGCGCCCGCCTGGCCCGACTCGTCGACGAGGCATCGGCCCTGCTCAGCCCCGACGCCGTATTCGTCACCGTGGTTGACCTGCCCGACCTGCCGGGCGGCCACGGCGCGTTTGAGCTGGTCGCCAAGTTCTGCTACGGCATCATGGTTGATATCATGGCCACCAACGTCGCCGTGCTGCGCTGCGCCGCCGAGTACCTGGAGATGACGGAGGACCTGGAGGAGGGCAACCTCGCCTTCCGCGCAGAGGCGTTCCTGGGTTACGTAGTGGCGTCTTCGTGGCTGGACTCCGTCGTCGTGCTCCGGTGCTGCGAGGGCCTCTCGCCGTGGGCCGAGGACCTGCAACTCGTGCGCCGCTGCAGCGAGTCCGTCGCTGCCAAGGCGTGCACCAACACGAGGGCCGTGCGCTGGGCCTACGCTGGCAGGATGTCGCCCAAGACGCCGAGGGCCGGCACGTCGAGTGACAGCCGCCAACAGCTCCTGCCGCCGGCTGACTGGTGGGTAGACGACATCTGCGTGCTAAGGATCGATCATTTCGTGCGCGTCGTCACCGCCATCCAGGCCAAAGGCATGCGCTGCGACCTCATCGGCGCCGCCATCACGCGCTATTCCTCCAAGTGGCTCTCTGCTGGCATCAACAAGGAGAGTTCCACATCGCATGACAGCGCGCCGTGGACGCAGGCCGGCGTGCTCCAAATGGTAATTGCCGGTGAGGGCGATCTGCAGATGGAGATGGCTAATGAGCAGAGGATGGTCGTGGAGAGCTTGATTAGCATCATCCCCCCGCAAAAAGATTGTGTCTCGTGCGGCTTCCTCCTCCGGCTGCTCCGCCTGGCCGTCATGCTCaaggcggcgccggcgctggtCACGGAGGTGGAGAAGCACGTGGGTATGCAGCTCGAGCAGGCAGCGCTGCCTGACCTCCTGGTGCCTTCATACCCCTACGGCCGCGCCGACGCCGCGTACGACGTCGACCTCGTGCAGCGGCTGGTGGAGCAGTTCGTGGTACAGGAGCAGTCGCCGACGGCGGCGCTGTGCAGCGAGGGCCGCGGGAAGGAGAAGCAAGAACAGCAGCAGAACGCGAAAGCGCTGCGTGTGGCGCGCCTGCTCGACAGCTACCTCTCCGAGGTGTCCCGGGACCGGAACCTCGCCCTGAGCAAGTTTCAGGCCCTGGCCGAGTCGCTGCCGGAGTCGGCACGCGTCTGCCACGATGGGCTGTACCGCGCCATCGATTCGTACCTGAAGGCGCACCCGGCGGCGACAGAGCACGAGCGGAAGCGGCTGTGCCGGGCGCTGGACTGCGGCAAGCTGTCGCGGGAGGTGCGCATGCACGCGGCGCAGAACGAGAGGCTGCCGCTCCGCGTGGTGGTGCACGTGCTGCTGTCGGAGCAGGCCAAGATGACCAGCGCGCTGGCCAAGGTGGGCAAGAAGGAGGAGGACGTCAACGCGTTGAGGCAGCAGGTGGACAGCGTGAACGCCAAGTACAATGAGCTGCAGCGCGAGGTGGAGCTTCTGCAGAAGCAGGTGGAGCGCATGCCGCCGCCGTCCGCAGCGGGGAAGCAACAGAGCGTGTCGGGATGGACCAGCGGGTGGAAGAAGCTCGGAAGACTCGGCAGGATTCCGGGCGCCAGTGGCAACGAGGGGCAGTCGGTAGTGACCGCAGCGCCCGACAAGGAAGTGAGCCAGGGGCCTCGGCGGAGGAGGAACTCCGCCTCGTGA
- the LOC133923885 gene encoding coleoptile phototropism protein 1-like isoform X1 — protein sequence MQGSDCSAVHHRHISIHISSIDRIKEIAESRKMMWEPTERENHVAERGLVPVNGGDEVQVQHEHGEAKMDGFVRRDQSCRYASSDIPSDLLVKVGGVNFHLHKHPMVSRSARLARLVDEASALLSPDAVFVTVVDLPDLPGGHGAFELVAKFCYGIMVDIMATNVAVLRCAAEYLEMTEDLEEGNLAFRAEAFLGYVVASSWLDSVVVLRCCEGLSPWAEDLQLVRRCSESVAAKACTNTRAVRWAYAGRMSPKTPRAGTSSDSRQQLLPPADWWVDDICVLRIDHFVRVVTAIQAKGMRCDLIGAAITRYSSKWLSAGINKESSTSHDSAPWTQAGVLQMVIAGEGDLQMEMANEQRMVVESLISIIPPQKDCVSCGFLLRLLRLAVMLKAAPALVTEVEKHVGMQLEQAALPDLLVPSYPYGRADAAYDVDLVQRLVEQFVVQEQSPTAALCSEGRGKEKQEQQQNAKALRVARLLDSYLSEVSRDRNLALSKFQALAESLPESARVCHDGLYRAIDSYLKAHPAATEHERKRLCRALDCGKLSREVRMHAAQNERLPLRVVVHVLLSEQAKMTSALAKVGKKEEDVNALRQQVDSVNAKYNELQREVELLQKQVERMPPPSAAGKQQSVSGWTSGWKKLGRLGRIPGASGNEGQSVVTAAPDKEVSQGPRRRRNSAS from the exons atgcaaggaagtgactgcAGCGCAGTCCATCACAGACATATCTCCATACATATATCATCGATCGATCGGATAAAAGAAATCGCCGAGAGCAGAAAGATGATGTGGGAACCTACAGAGAGGGAGAACCATGTCGCAGAGCGCGGGCTCGTCCCCGTCAACGGCGGTGACGAGGTGCAGGTGCAGCACGAGCACGGCGAGGCTAAGATGGACGGCTTCGTGCGCAGAGACCAGTCATG TAGGTACGCTAGCAGTGATATCCCCAGTGATCTACTCGTCAAGGTAGGAGGCGTCAATTtccacctccacaagcacccCATGGTCTCCCGGAGCGCCCGCCTGGCCCGACTCGTCGACGAGGCATCGGCCCTGCTCAGCCCCGACGCCGTATTCGTCACCGTGGTTGACCTGCCCGACCTGCCGGGCGGCCACGGCGCGTTTGAGCTGGTCGCCAAGTTCTGCTACGGCATCATGGTTGATATCATGGCCACCAACGTCGCCGTGCTGCGCTGCGCCGCCGAGTACCTGGAGATGACGGAGGACCTGGAGGAGGGCAACCTCGCCTTCCGCGCAGAGGCGTTCCTGGGTTACGTAGTGGCGTCTTCGTGGCTGGACTCCGTCGTCGTGCTCCGGTGCTGCGAGGGCCTCTCGCCGTGGGCCGAGGACCTGCAACTCGTGCGCCGCTGCAGCGAGTCCGTCGCTGCCAAGGCGTGCACCAACACGAGGGCCGTGCGCTGGGCCTACGCTGGCAGGATGTCGCCCAAGACGCCGAGGGCCGGCACGTCGAGTGACAGCCGCCAACAGCTCCTGCCGCCGGCTGACTGGTGGGTAGACGACATCTGCGTGCTAAGGATCGATCATTTCGTGCGCGTCGTCACCGCCATCCAGGCCAAAGGCATGCGCTGCGACCTCATCGGCGCCGCCATCACGCGCTATTCCTCCAAGTGGCTCTCTGCTGGCATCAACAAGGAGAGTTCCACATCGCATGACAGCGCGCCGTGGACGCAGGCCGGCGTGCTCCAAATGGTAATTGCCGGTGAGGGCGATCTGCAGATGGAGATGGCTAATGAGCAGAGGATGGTCGTGGAGAGCTTGATTAGCATCATCCCCCCGCAAAAAGATTGTGTCTCGTGCGGCTTCCTCCTCCGGCTGCTCCGCCTGGCCGTCATGCTCaaggcggcgccggcgctggtCACGGAGGTGGAGAAGCACGTGGGTATGCAGCTCGAGCAGGCAGCGCTGCCTGACCTCCTGGTGCCTTCATACCCCTACGGCCGCGCCGACGCCGCGTACGACGTCGACCTCGTGCAGCGGCTGGTGGAGCAGTTCGTGGTACAGGAGCAGTCGCCGACGGCGGCGCTGTGCAGCGAGGGCCGCGGGAAGGAGAAGCAAGAACAGCAGCAGAACGCGAAAGCGCTGCGTGTGGCGCGCCTGCTCGACAGCTACCTCTCCGAGGTGTCCCGGGACCGGAACCTCGCCCTGAGCAAGTTTCAGGCCCTGGCCGAGTCGCTGCCGGAGTCGGCACGCGTCTGCCACGATGGGCTGTACCGCGCCATCGATTCGTACCTGAAGGCGCACCCGGCGGCGACAGAGCACGAGCGGAAGCGGCTGTGCCGGGCGCTGGACTGCGGCAAGCTGTCGCGGGAGGTGCGCATGCACGCGGCGCAGAACGAGAGGCTGCCGCTCCGCGTGGTGGTGCACGTGCTGCTGTCGGAGCAGGCCAAGATGACCAGCGCGCTGGCCAAGGTGGGCAAGAAGGAGGAGGACGTCAACGCGTTGAGGCAGCAGGTGGACAGCGTGAACGCCAAGTACAATGAGCTGCAGCGCGAGGTGGAGCTTCTGCAGAAGCAGGTGGAGCGCATGCCGCCGCCGTCCGCAGCGGGGAAGCAACAGAGCGTGTCGGGATGGACCAGCGGGTGGAAGAAGCTCGGAAGACTCGGCAGGATTCCGGGCGCCAGTGGCAACGAGGGGCAGTCGGTAGTGACCGCAGCGCCCGACAAGGAAGTGAGCCAGGGGCCTCGGCGGAGGAGGAACTCCGCCTCGTGA